A window of the Anthonomus grandis grandis chromosome 9, icAntGran1.3, whole genome shotgun sequence genome harbors these coding sequences:
- the LOC126740586 gene encoding uncharacterized protein LOC126740586, with protein MAPTASNQNYYTAPSTGLSKRFLIYYQNVRGLRTKTADLLNSTSACWYDLMALTETWLDSSISDGEVVAAVYNVFRADRDFLNTGKSRGGGCLIAVNKKFNAFKIDVNQSVDLEPGIDIVGVKIVLDFSSILVFAVYLPPPVSPETLENLFECLTSLDCIFGNNICILGDFNLPNYVNCNNSQDKHILILQNFITFLNCNQSNSIQNSNNRILDLVINNNENCIVDKSLDPLLTEDTHHPALDISLKYCHSMNFKRKTLFNLQNAFNFKKANFPNLYDAFSKTDWSFMEATVSVEHQFKVFYDLILKELDSFVPKYPNIPRRNFPPWFTNSIIRDIKLKSFHYNKFKKYGRTDDINTFKLLRNKSKRDISKSYYQYVSNVESSIINNPNKFWSFIKNKKNTRDIPKDMFYKDTPIKGTLEIVNSFADYFKRSFLNNNLHPNSHHTPNNSLNINISCFSEREVLNALNKLKPKFTTGPDLIPAFIIKDCRHILVKPLLVLFNNCLLSGSIPALWKVSKVCPVFKKARIF; from the exons ATGGCGCCTACTGCGAGCAACCAAAATTATTATACTGCACCGAGTACCGGACTTAGTAAGCGCTTTTTGATCTATTATCAGAACGTACGTGGCTTGAGAACAAAGACTGCAGATTTATTAAATAGCACCTCTGCGTGTTGGTATGATCTAATGGCGCTTACTGAGACATGGCTCGATTCGTCAATATCTGATGGTGAGGTGGTTGCGGCTGTGTACAATGTCTTTCGAGCCGATAGAGATTTTCTAAATACGGGAAAATCACGAGGTGGGGGCTGTCTGATAGccgttaataaaaagtttaatgcttttaaaatagatgTAAATCAAAGTGTTGATCTTGAACCCGGTATAGATATTGTTGGTGTTAAGATTGTATTAGATTTCTcgtcaattttagtttttgctgTATATCTTCCTCCTCCAGTATCTCCTGAAACTTTGGAAAATCTGTTTGAGTGTCTAACATCCCTTGACTGCATTTTTGGTAATAATATTTGCATAttgggtgattttaatctacCTAATTACGTTAACTGTAACAATTCTCAAGATAAGCATATTTTAATACTGCAAAACTTTATAACTTTTCTTAATTGCAATCAAAGCAACTctatacaaaattcaaataacagAATTCTTGATTTGGTCataaacaataatgaaaattgcATAGTGGATAAATCTTTGGATCCGTTGTTAACCGAAGATACTCACCATCCTGCTCTTGATATTTCGTTAAAATATTGCCACTCTATGAATTTCAAGCGTAAGACACTTTTTAACCTACAAAAtgcatttaactttaaaaaagctaattttcctaatttatatGATGCCTTTTCAAAAACTGATTGGTCATTTATGGAAGCTACGGTTTCTGTGGAGCATCAGTTTAAGGTcttttatgatttaatattaaaggaaTTGGACAGTTTTGTACCAAAATATCCTAATATACCTAGGAGAAATTTTCCACCTTGGTTCACAAATAGTATTATAAGGGATATAAAGCTTAAGAGTTTTcattacaacaaatttaaaaaatatggaagaaCCGATGATATAAACACGTTTAAATTGTTACGCAATAAATCTAAAAGAGATATATCTAAATCTTACTATCAATACGTTTCAAATGTGGAAAGCAGTATCATAAATAATCCTAACAAATTTTGgagttttataaagaataaaaaaaatacaagagataTTCCTAAAGATATGTTTTACAAGGACACTCCTATAAAGGGCACCCTTGAAATAGTTAATTCCTTCGCTGACTACTTTAAacgatcttttttaaataataatttacacccTAATTCTCATCATACCCCAAATAACtctcttaatataaatatttcttgtttttcagAACGCGAAGTACTCAAtgctttaaacaaattaaaacctaaatttaCAACAGGACCGGATCTTATTCCTGCATTTATTATTAAGGACTGTAGGCATATACTTGTAAAGCCTTTACTTGTTTTGTTTAACAACTGTCTTTTATCGGGGTCTATTCCCGCATTATGGAAAGTTTCCAAGGTTTgtcctgtatttaaaaaag Cacggattttttaa